Within the Dolichospermum compactum NIES-806 genome, the region ATTTTTTACTTAATTCTCTTTCGTATTGTTGAATGGCTGACATGGCTGATAATAATGCGGCTCGACGACTATGATAGGCTGATGCTAATTCGTGGTTTGGTTGGGCTATTTCGGTTAGGAATCGAGGACAATGGAAGGTGGTGAGGCCTTCTCTATCGGCTTCTATTAAGGAGGAAAGTAATTCGTTATCTAAGGTTGGGGAAACATGACAACCTAATTTTGCTAAATAATTAATTGCTGCTACTAATCCTGCTAAACCTTCATGATTTAATGTTCCTGTTTCCCATCTGCAAGGGACTTCTTCTGATGCAGGTTTAACTTTATAAGGGGAAAATTTGGTTAAATGTTCTCTTTTTCCGTAAAGAATTCCTACATGAGGTGCGAAGAATTTGTAGGCGGAACAGGCGAGAAAATCACAGTCTAAATGATGAACGTTTATCGGTGCATGGGGGGCATAATGGACGGCATCAACATATACTAAAGCCCCGAAATTATGGGCAATTTTAACTATTTTGGCGATATCATTAATTGTGCCGACGGCGTTGGAAGCGTAAGTTACTGCTACTAGTTTGGTGCGGGAATTTATCTTTTTTTCTAAATCGGTTAAATCTAATGTACAGTCGGCAACATTAATATCAACTGTCCGAATAATCACACCTTTTTCTTCTAAAGCATACCAGGGAGAAATGTTGGCTGCATGGTCTAGGTCTGTAATAATGATTTCATCGCCGGTTTGTAGTTCTCTCCCAATAGCGCGACTCACGGAGAAAGTGAGGGTGGTCATATTTGCGCCAAATACTACTTCATCATTATCGCATCCTAAGAAGTCAGCGATCGCCGCCCTGGCAGAAATAATCAAGGCATCGGTTCGCATACTGGTAGCAAAAGCACCGTGAGCATTAGCATTTGACCTGACTAAATAATCACTAATTGCGTCTAATACTCCACCGGGTACTTGTGTACCACCGGGTCCATCAAAGAAAATCGCTGGTTTTCCGTTAATTGTTTGTGTGAGTGCAGGAAACTGGGAACGAATCCATTTTATGTCTAGAGATTCCATGATTTTCCTCTTTTTTATGATTTTTGTTTCGCGCAAAGGCGCAAAGGAAGAAATATATTAATGTAGATTGTAGTCTAACATTTAATTTTGTTGTATAGGAAAAGCAACATTCTTTAAAAGGTTAATAGGGCTAATATTTTTTAATAATTGCATTTGTTGTTGATTTTTGACTAACAATGCCCCTGCAAACCCCAATGAGTTGACGGAAATTGATTCAAATTCCTCAAATTGTCGGGGAACAATTAACATCCATTCTCGTGTCATTAAAAGGTTATATGCTCCTGATTGGATATTATTTTCTATGGGGTTAATTCCTAAAGTTTGGAGTAAGGTATGATATTTTTTGAGGGTTATTTCGGCACTTTCTCCCAAGTTAATATTAGTGAAAGCGTGTACAAAGGGAAATTCTGGGATAGTTCCCAGGGAATTATCTAATTTTGCAGCTTTTACAAGTGGTGAAATGGGAATATCTGTTTCTGCAAAAGGAATAATTTGTAAATGTTTATGTGGTTGACTCGCACCAGCAAGTTTACCACCGTTATAAAATACTAACCCATCAAATTCTGCTAAACAAGCCCACATAGCCATAAAATCTTCTAGGGTAAGTAGGCTTTCCTGTGGTTCAAAAGCGCGGGTAATTATCAAAAAGTGATAATCAACAACATTGAATTTATTTAAAATACAAACATGA harbors:
- a CDS encoding aminotransferase class V-fold PLP-dependent enzyme, encoding MESLDIKWIRSQFPALTQTINGKPAIFFDGPGGTQVPGGVLDAISDYLVRSNANAHGAFATSMRTDALIISARAAIADFLGCDNDEVVFGANMTTLTFSVSRAIGRELQTGDEIIITDLDHAANISPWYALEEKGVIIRTVDINVADCTLDLTDLEKKINSRTKLVAVTYASNAVGTINDIAKIVKIAHNFGALVYVDAVHYAPHAPINVHHLDCDFLACSAYKFFAPHVGILYGKREHLTKFSPYKVKPASEEVPCRWETGTLNHEGLAGLVAAINYLAKLGCHVSPTLDNELLSSLIEADREGLTTFHCPRFLTEIAQPNHELASAYHSRRAALLSAMSAIQQYERELSKKLISGLLKIPGLTLYGITEPSQFTWRTPTVSIRMTGKTPATIAKILGEQGIFAWYGNFYATNLTEKLDVETSGGLLRIGLAHYNTAAEIDQLLQTLNEII
- a CDS encoding ATP adenylyltransferase family protein, translating into MHQQEIRLKPGTLWTSLKKTTELALKSGALKSIPTEVEIFEQDGIKFVVRILENINRKKADQEKQNQKTAKTGKEFNPFLPYEEALFVADISPTHVCILNKFNVVDYHFLIITRAFEPQESLLTLEDFMAMWACLAEFDGLVFYNGGKLAGASQPHKHLQIIPFAETDIPISPLVKAAKLDNSLGTIPEFPFVHAFTNINLGESAEITLKKYHTLLQTLGINPIENNIQSGAYNLLMTREWMLIVPRQFEEFESISVNSLGFAGALLVKNQQQMQLLKNISPINLLKNVAFPIQQN